The Asticcacaulis excentricus CB 48 genome includes a window with the following:
- a CDS encoding FMN-dependent NADH-azoreductase, whose translation MSKVLIVNSSIKGEGSISRQLVETYKDSLLKADAKTQFIELDLGLNPLPVLSASNINGFFGNIGESAEASALAETVEARVSELEAADILVLGAPMYNFGMSALLKTWFDYVLRAGRTFRYTESGPEGLVNGKKAVVIETRDGKYSEGPASIMDFQEGHIRTLLGFIGITDVTFIRSEAMAFGPDIKAAAIENAAKALSELAAA comes from the coding sequence ATGTCCAAGGTTCTCATCGTCAATTCCTCGATCAAGGGCGAAGGCTCGATCTCGCGCCAGCTGGTCGAAACCTATAAGGATAGCCTGCTGAAGGCCGACGCCAAGACGCAGTTCATCGAACTCGACCTCGGCCTCAACCCGCTGCCAGTGCTCAGCGCATCGAACATCAACGGCTTCTTCGGCAATATCGGCGAAAGCGCCGAAGCCTCGGCCCTGGCCGAGACCGTAGAAGCGCGTGTGTCGGAGCTTGAAGCCGCTGACATCCTCGTCCTCGGCGCGCCGATGTACAATTTCGGCATGTCGGCCCTGCTGAAGACGTGGTTTGACTACGTGCTGCGCGCTGGTCGCACCTTCCGCTACACCGAGTCCGGCCCGGAAGGTCTGGTCAACGGCAAGAAGGCCGTGGTCATCGAAACCCGCGATGGCAAGTATTCCGAAGGCCCCGCCTCGATCATGGACTTTCAGGAAGGCCATATCCGCACGCTGCTGGGCTTTATCGGCATCACCGACGTGACCTTTATCCGCTCGGAAGCCATGGCCTTTGGTCCGGACATCAAGGCCGCAGCGATTGAAAACGCCGCCAAGGCCCTGAGCGAACTGGCCGCGGCATAA
- a CDS encoding pirin family protein, translating into MTTHRSVTRLVRGLPATDGAGVKLTRVLGTQALPEVDPFLMLDEFRSDDPQAYIAGFPNHPHRGFETITYMLAGRMRHKDSKGNEGLLGPGDVQWMTTARGLVHSEMPEQEDGLMQGFQLWLNLPAREKMLDPQYKDVPANTIPVVRHSDAWVKLLAGTYQGQTGPIQSPTTKPFIADVSLDGGAALTLPVPAGHAGFAYVFDGDALITGQSVTRGQAAVLSDGAELPLTGGLGGARVLVVLGQPLKEPIARHGPFVMNTPQEIYQAFADYQAGRF; encoded by the coding sequence ATGACCACACACCGCAGCGTTACCCGTCTTGTGCGCGGCCTGCCCGCCACCGATGGCGCGGGCGTCAAGCTGACTCGCGTTCTGGGCACGCAGGCCTTGCCGGAGGTCGATCCCTTCCTGATGCTGGATGAGTTCCGCTCAGACGACCCGCAGGCCTATATTGCCGGTTTCCCTAACCATCCGCACCGCGGTTTTGAGACCATCACCTACATGCTGGCCGGGCGGATGCGCCACAAGGATTCCAAAGGCAATGAGGGGCTTCTGGGCCCCGGAGACGTACAGTGGATGACCACGGCGCGCGGGCTGGTCCACTCCGAAATGCCGGAGCAGGAAGATGGCCTGATGCAGGGCTTTCAACTGTGGCTGAACCTGCCCGCCAGGGAAAAGATGCTGGACCCGCAATATAAGGATGTGCCTGCGAACACCATCCCGGTGGTCCGCCATTCCGATGCCTGGGTAAAGCTGCTGGCCGGAACCTATCAGGGCCAGACCGGCCCGATCCAGTCGCCGACGACGAAGCCCTTTATTGCCGATGTGTCGCTCGACGGCGGGGCCGCCCTCACCCTGCCCGTGCCCGCAGGTCATGCCGGTTTCGCCTACGTCTTCGATGGCGACGCCCTGATCACTGGTCAGAGCGTGACGCGCGGTCAGGCGGCGGTGTTGAGCGATGGGGCGGAACTGCCGCTCACCGGCGGCCTTGGCGGGGCCCGCGTGCTGGTCGTGCTGGGCCAGCCGCTGAAGGAGCCCATCGCCCGCCACGGTCCGTTCGTCATGAACACGCCGCAGGAAATCTATCAGGCCTTTGCCGACTATCAGGCCGGGCGGTTTTAG
- a CDS encoding alpha-N-arabinofuranosidase — MLKSLTALALTAAVGCSVTAAFAAPAKIDATLKPDQPGLEIPRHIYGQFSEHLGLGVYEGIWVGKDSPIPNTRGIRNDVVAALKAIKMPNVRWPGGCFADEYHWRDGIGDPAKRPVRKNNWWGGTPETNQFGTHEFFDFVEQTGSEAYLAVNVGSSNPTEMREWIEYMTSPGEDDLAKERRANGRDKPFKVPFIGIGNESWGCGGEMRPEYYADVYRRFSAFFHKGADNPAVRVASGSNADDVNWTDVVVGSAGKRMDAISLHYYTLPTANWSKKGPATNFPVDQWYSTFYQTSRMDKIISDHTAAMDKHDPKKRIALYVDEWGTWYDVEPGTNPGHLYQQNTLRDGIVAAYNFNIFHRHTDRVKMTNIAQTINVLQAMILTDKEKMALTPTYYAYKMYVPFQDATVIPLDVTAPNLQGKDGKGVLQDYPAFNVTAAKAKDGKTYIGVANTNLTEGYVLNVNLGTLKAKSVSGDVLTSDKMDAHNVPGQPEVISLAPFKGGKIKNGTLELTIPAKSVVVVKLD, encoded by the coding sequence ATGTTAAAATCTCTCACCGCTCTGGCGCTGACGGCCGCTGTCGGCTGTTCGGTTACAGCCGCCTTCGCAGCTCCGGCCAAAATCGACGCTACACTGAAACCCGATCAGCCGGGGCTGGAAATCCCCCGCCACATCTACGGTCAGTTCTCCGAACACCTCGGCCTCGGTGTCTATGAAGGCATTTGGGTGGGCAAGGACTCCCCCATCCCCAATACGCGAGGCATCCGCAACGACGTGGTTGCGGCGCTGAAGGCTATCAAGATGCCGAACGTTCGCTGGCCCGGCGGTTGCTTTGCCGATGAATACCACTGGCGCGACGGAATCGGCGATCCGGCCAAACGCCCGGTACGCAAGAATAACTGGTGGGGCGGCACGCCGGAAACCAATCAGTTCGGCACGCACGAATTCTTTGATTTTGTCGAACAGACGGGCTCGGAAGCCTATCTGGCGGTAAATGTCGGCTCGTCCAACCCGACCGAAATGCGCGAATGGATAGAGTACATGACCTCACCCGGTGAGGACGATCTGGCCAAGGAGCGCCGCGCCAATGGTCGTGACAAGCCGTTCAAGGTGCCCTTCATCGGCATCGGCAACGAAAGCTGGGGCTGCGGCGGCGAAATGCGCCCGGAATACTATGCCGACGTCTATCGCCGCTTCTCGGCCTTCTTCCATAAGGGCGCTGATAATCCGGCCGTGCGCGTCGCTTCGGGCTCCAACGCCGACGACGTGAACTGGACCGACGTGGTGGTCGGCAGCGCCGGCAAGCGCATGGACGCCATTTCCCTGCACTATTACACCCTGCCGACCGCCAACTGGTCGAAGAAGGGTCCGGCGACCAACTTCCCCGTCGATCAGTGGTATTCGACCTTCTATCAGACCTCGCGCATGGATAAGATCATCAGCGATCATACCGCGGCGATGGACAAGCATGATCCGAAAAAGCGCATCGCCCTCTATGTCGATGAATGGGGCACCTGGTACGACGTCGAACCGGGCACCAATCCCGGCCACCTCTATCAGCAGAACACCCTGCGCGACGGCATTGTGGCGGCCTATAATTTCAACATCTTCCACCGTCATACCGACCGCGTGAAGATGACCAATATCGCCCAGACCATCAACGTCCTTCAGGCCATGATCCTGACCGACAAGGAAAAGATGGCCCTGACGCCGACCTATTACGCCTACAAGATGTACGTGCCGTTCCAGGACGCCACGGTCATCCCGCTCGACGTGACCGCCCCGAACCTGCAAGGCAAGGACGGCAAGGGCGTGCTTCAGGACTATCCGGCCTTCAACGTCACCGCCGCCAAGGCCAAGGATGGCAAGACCTATATCGGCGTGGCCAATACCAACCTGACCGAAGGCTATGTGCTGAACGTCAATCTCGGCACGCTGAAGGCCAAATCTGTGTCGGGCGACGTGCTGACTTCGGACAAGATGGACGCCCACAATGTACCTGGCCAACCGGAAGTGATCTCTCTGGCCCCCTTCAAAGGCGGCAAGATCAAGAACGGCACGCTGGAACTGACCATCCCGGCCAAGTCGGTCGTGGTAGTGAAGCTGGACTAA
- a CDS encoding LysR family transcriptional regulator, which yields MTPGVDLDDLHAFFLVVETGSFARAADRLGVAKSIVSRRVAHLEDQLKARLLTRTARGTQTTDVGALYYAKAREAMAQLEAAQEAVNDAMLEVAGPIRLSAPLSFGVSHLAPVLTEFAVRNPRIELDVSFDDRRVDVLGGGFDVVIRIGELTDSTLIARRIGHINGMIVASPDYLSQKGMPQTPDDLGQLDCLLYTNVAPGDVWRFVVNGEERMVRIPVRLRSDNGDMLLSAAVAGLGVARLPAFISSEAIASGQVVPILPEYNTTVPLCAVMPPGRSRTARVRALVDFLALRFANEVL from the coding sequence ATGACCCCCGGAGTCGATCTCGACGACCTGCACGCCTTCTTTCTGGTGGTGGAAACTGGCTCTTTTGCGCGGGCGGCTGACCGGCTGGGGGTGGCCAAGTCCATCGTCTCGCGTCGCGTCGCGCACCTCGAAGACCAGCTGAAGGCGCGGCTACTGACGCGCACGGCACGCGGCACCCAGACCACCGATGTCGGGGCGCTCTATTACGCCAAGGCGCGCGAAGCCATGGCTCAGCTTGAGGCGGCGCAGGAGGCGGTCAATGACGCCATGCTGGAGGTCGCCGGGCCTATTCGCCTGTCGGCCCCGCTGAGCTTTGGGGTTTCCCACCTGGCGCCGGTTCTGACTGAATTTGCCGTGCGCAACCCGCGTATCGAGTTGGATGTCAGCTTCGATGACCGCCGCGTCGATGTGCTGGGCGGCGGTTTTGATGTGGTGATCCGTATTGGCGAGCTGACCGACTCGACGCTGATCGCGCGGCGCATCGGCCATATCAACGGCATGATCGTTGCCAGCCCCGATTATCTGAGCCAGAAGGGCATGCCGCAGACGCCCGATGATCTGGGGCAGCTTGATTGCCTGCTCTACACCAATGTCGCCCCCGGCGACGTCTGGCGCTTCGTGGTCAATGGTGAGGAGCGCATGGTGCGTATCCCGGTGCGCCTGCGCTCAGATAATGGCGACATGCTGCTCAGCGCGGCAGTGGCGGGTCTGGGCGTGGCGCGCCTGCCGGCCTTTATCAGCAGCGAGGCTATTGCGTCGGGACAGGTGGTGCCCATCCTGCCGGAGTATAATACCACCGTGCCTTTGTGTGCCGTTATGCCGCCGGGGCGGTCGCGCACGGCGCGGGTGCGGGCGCTGGTCGATTTTCTGGCCCTGCGCTTTGCCAATGAGGTCTTGTAA
- a CDS encoding glycoside hydrolase family 15 protein, with translation MPDQSSLVPVTATISAPRSGPLSHTLDLGLIGNGTVSALIDDRGNWVWACIPRFDGDPVFSNLLSGVAATEAKAQGVWAIDLIGLARAEQAYERNSAVLRTVLTDEKGAQLEILDFCPRFRHHERQYRPVAFCRLLRPLSGAPRIRVRLRPMRDYGTERAPHSFGSNHIRFMGIDTDLRLTTNCPVSHLLNERTFRVEEALAFFLGPDEPFSTGILQGVRDMYEQTDAYWKRWVRTLSLPLEWQEATIRAAIALKLCVYEETGAIVAAMTTSIPEAPDSGRNWDYRYCWIRDAYYVVQALTRLGAVDILENYLKYLRNIVDQAGEGPIQPVYGIGFGPELPETEATALAGYGGMGPVRVGNLAYIQRQHDVYGQIVLSSVHAFFDQRLLQPGTESDFRALERMGERALEVFDKPDAGLWEYRTLSNIHTYSALMCWAACDRLENAALALGLTHRAEVWRGHARTIRAAIESRAFCGEGGSFSACFDHAQLDASLLQMIDLRFITPDDPRHLATLAAVEAGLRRGEHMLRYAVPDDFGEPETAFNFCTFWLIEALHHAGRSDEARTLFEGMLKRRTAAGLLSEDTAYDDGQLWGNYPQTYSLVGIINCAGLLSRPWRDVR, from the coding sequence ATGCCTGATCAGTCGTCCCTCGTGCCGGTTACGGCGACAATTTCCGCTCCGCGTAGCGGGCCGCTCAGCCATACGCTCGATCTGGGGCTGATCGGCAATGGCACGGTCTCGGCCCTGATCGACGACCGCGGCAACTGGGTTTGGGCCTGCATTCCGCGCTTTGACGGCGATCCGGTGTTCAGCAACCTGCTGAGCGGTGTGGCGGCGACCGAGGCCAAAGCGCAGGGCGTATGGGCCATCGACCTGATCGGTCTGGCGCGCGCCGAACAGGCCTATGAACGCAACAGTGCCGTCTTGCGCACGGTCCTGACCGATGAGAAGGGCGCGCAGCTTGAGATTCTCGACTTCTGCCCGCGCTTTCGCCACCATGAGCGGCAGTATCGGCCCGTGGCCTTCTGCCGCCTGCTTAGACCGCTCAGCGGCGCGCCGCGTATTCGGGTGCGGCTGCGGCCCATGCGCGACTATGGCACGGAACGCGCACCACATTCCTTCGGTTCCAACCATATCCGCTTTATGGGCATCGACACCGATCTGCGCCTGACGACCAACTGCCCTGTGTCGCACCTGCTCAACGAGCGCACCTTCCGCGTCGAGGAGGCGCTGGCCTTCTTCCTAGGGCCGGATGAGCCGTTTTCGACCGGCATCCTGCAAGGGGTGCGCGACATGTACGAGCAGACCGACGCCTACTGGAAGCGCTGGGTGCGCACGCTTTCCCTGCCGCTGGAGTGGCAGGAGGCGACGATCCGCGCGGCCATCGCGCTCAAACTGTGCGTCTATGAGGAAACGGGCGCCATTGTGGCGGCCATGACCACCTCCATCCCCGAAGCACCGGATTCGGGGCGTAACTGGGATTACCGCTATTGCTGGATCCGCGACGCCTATTATGTGGTGCAGGCCCTGACGCGGCTGGGGGCGGTCGATATCCTCGAAAACTACCTGAAATATTTGCGCAATATCGTCGATCAAGCAGGCGAGGGCCCAATCCAGCCCGTCTATGGCATCGGCTTCGGACCGGAACTGCCGGAAACGGAGGCGACGGCCTTGGCTGGTTATGGCGGCATGGGGCCGGTGCGCGTTGGCAATCTGGCCTATATCCAGCGTCAGCACGACGTCTATGGGCAGATCGTCCTGTCGTCAGTGCATGCCTTCTTCGATCAGCGCCTGCTGCAACCGGGGACCGAGAGCGATTTCCGCGCGCTGGAGCGCATGGGCGAGCGGGCTTTGGAGGTGTTTGACAAGCCAGATGCCGGCCTATGGGAATACCGTACCCTGTCCAACATCCATACCTATTCGGCCCTGATGTGCTGGGCGGCCTGCGACCGGCTGGAAAACGCGGCTTTGGCGCTGGGGCTGACCCACCGCGCCGAGGTCTGGCGCGGCCACGCCCGCACCATTCGCGCCGCCATCGAATCCCGCGCCTTCTGCGGCGAAGGCGGCAGTTTCAGCGCCTGTTTCGACCACGCGCAACTGGACGCCAGCCTGCTTCAGATGATCGACCTGCGCTTTATCACCCCCGACGATCCGCGCCATCTGGCGACGCTGGCGGCGGTCGAGGCGGGGTTGCGGCGCGGCGAGCATATGCTTCGCTACGCCGTGCCCGATGATTTCGGTGAACCGGAAACGGCGTTCAACTTCTGCACTTTCTGGCTGATCGAGGCCCTCCACCATGCGGGCCGCAGCGATGAGGCGCGCACCCTGTTTGAAGGGATGCTGAAACGGCGGACAGCAGCCGGTCTGCTGTCCGAGGATACGGCCTACGACGACGGTCAGCTGTGGGGCAACTATCCTCAGACCTATTCGCTGGTTGGAATAATCAACTGCGCCGGGCTGCTCAGCCGCCCGTGGCGCGATGTCAGGTAA
- a CDS encoding glycoside hydrolase family 95 protein codes for MPHLNRRLLMSATAGLGLALSHKVKAQSAPPEQPSPDLSLWYERPADEWVKALPVGNGRLGGMVFGGVAFERIQLNEDTFFAGSPYTPTNPRSRDGLPQVQSLIFEGKYAEAERLANETLISQPAKQMAYQPVGDLILLFPGLDNTSKYVRRLDLSEGVAVTEFNAGSNRHRREVFVSAVDQVMVVRLSSEKGKAITVDLSLSTPQKAEIDTIDGDTLIIKGVSPTQQGIEGKLPFELRAKVIAPTGTLTSREGGVYISGAQDAVVLISAATGYVRYDDISGDPSVLNAGRIAIAAAKGYAALKADHLKDYKALFDRVSLSLGEGPNARLPTDQRIARYGEGKDPGLAALYLQYGRYLLVSSSRGSRQPANLQGIWNDKLNPSWQSKWTLNINTQMNYWPAEMCNLTETIDPLVCLVEDLAETGAKLAKDMYGAPGWVAFNNTDVWRVASPPDGAVWALWPMGGAWLLQNLWEPWLYNGDEAYLRRIYPLMKGASEFYQATLLKDPRSDYMVTNPSNSPENRHPFGSSVCAGPAMDNQLLRDLFAHTAEAAKVLKTDAAFARACLAMRSKLPPEKIGKAGQLQEWQEDWDMQAPDIHHRHVSHLYALHPSDQITVEDTPELAQAARKSLEIRGDDATGWGIGWRINLWARLKDGDHAHDVIKLLLHPRRSYPNLFDAHPPFQIDGNFGGAAGIAEMLIQSHRGRIELLPALPSVWPTGAFKGLKARGGFELDIEWQDRRLTQVVVRSARGGKTQLRWGDRLLPVTVKSGQSVILQADPVKGGGLFGPRT; via the coding sequence ATGCCCCACCTGAATCGCCGCCTGTTGATGAGCGCCACCGCCGGACTGGGCTTGGCCCTCAGTCACAAGGTCAAAGCACAGTCTGCGCCGCCGGAACAGCCCTCACCGGACCTGAGCCTTTGGTACGAACGGCCGGCTGATGAATGGGTAAAGGCATTGCCAGTGGGCAATGGCCGTTTGGGCGGGATGGTTTTCGGGGGCGTGGCGTTTGAGCGCATTCAGCTTAATGAGGACACCTTTTTCGCGGGCTCTCCTTATACGCCTACCAATCCTCGCAGCCGAGACGGCCTGCCACAGGTGCAGAGCCTGATTTTTGAGGGGAAGTATGCAGAGGCTGAAAGGCTGGCGAACGAAACTCTGATCAGCCAACCCGCAAAGCAAATGGCCTATCAGCCGGTCGGTGACCTGATCCTATTGTTTCCGGGCCTCGATAACACATCAAAATATGTGCGCCGTCTCGATCTGAGCGAAGGAGTGGCGGTTACCGAGTTCAATGCCGGGTCCAACCGTCATCGTCGCGAAGTGTTTGTCTCGGCTGTCGATCAGGTGATGGTCGTAAGGTTGTCCTCGGAAAAGGGCAAGGCGATTACCGTCGATCTCAGCCTTTCGACGCCGCAAAAGGCCGAAATCGACACGATTGACGGCGACACCCTCATCATCAAGGGGGTCAGCCCGACCCAGCAAGGCATTGAAGGCAAACTGCCTTTTGAGCTGCGTGCCAAGGTTATCGCCCCCACAGGCACCCTCACCTCCCGCGAAGGCGGTGTCTATATCAGCGGGGCTCAAGACGCTGTTGTGCTGATCTCGGCGGCCACCGGCTATGTCCGGTATGATGACATCTCAGGTGACCCCTCGGTCCTCAATGCGGGGCGGATCGCCATAGCAGCGGCCAAGGGCTACGCCGCATTGAAAGCCGATCACCTGAAAGACTATAAAGCGCTGTTCGATCGCGTGAGCCTCAGCCTTGGTGAAGGTCCAAACGCGCGCTTGCCGACCGATCAGCGCATCGCCCGCTATGGTGAAGGCAAAGACCCCGGCTTGGCGGCGCTCTATCTGCAATATGGTCGCTACCTGCTGGTGTCGTCCTCCAGAGGCTCGCGCCAGCCGGCCAATCTGCAAGGCATCTGGAACGACAAACTCAATCCATCATGGCAATCAAAATGGACGCTGAACATCAATACGCAGATGAACTACTGGCCGGCGGAGATGTGCAATCTGACGGAAACCATTGATCCTCTGGTGTGTCTGGTCGAGGACCTCGCCGAAACCGGCGCGAAACTGGCAAAGGACATGTACGGTGCCCCCGGCTGGGTCGCTTTCAACAACACCGACGTCTGGCGGGTGGCCTCGCCGCCCGACGGTGCGGTGTGGGCACTATGGCCAATGGGCGGTGCATGGCTCCTGCAAAACCTGTGGGAGCCCTGGCTTTATAATGGCGACGAGGCCTATCTACGGCGCATCTATCCGCTGATGAAGGGGGCGAGCGAATTTTATCAGGCCACCCTGCTGAAAGATCCACGCTCAGATTACATGGTCACCAACCCATCCAATTCCCCGGAAAACAGACATCCCTTTGGTTCCTCCGTGTGTGCCGGGCCGGCCATGGATAATCAGTTGCTGCGCGACCTGTTTGCCCACACCGCCGAGGCGGCAAAGGTACTCAAGACTGACGCCGCTTTTGCCAGGGCCTGCCTCGCCATGCGCTCAAAATTGCCGCCCGAAAAGATCGGAAAAGCCGGACAACTTCAGGAATGGCAGGAAGACTGGGACATGCAGGCCCCAGATATTCATCACCGCCACGTCTCGCACCTATACGCTTTGCACCCCTCTGACCAGATTACGGTCGAAGATACGCCGGAACTGGCGCAAGCTGCCCGCAAATCTCTGGAAATCCGCGGCGATGATGCGACCGGCTGGGGGATCGGCTGGCGCATCAATCTCTGGGCGCGATTAAAAGATGGCGACCACGCCCACGATGTTATCAAGCTGCTGCTGCATCCGCGTCGCTCGTATCCGAACCTGTTTGATGCCCACCCCCCGTTTCAGATTGATGGAAATTTTGGTGGCGCAGCGGGCATTGCTGAGATGCTTATACAAAGCCACCGCGGCCGGATCGAATTGCTGCCGGCCCTCCCCTCGGTCTGGCCGACCGGCGCCTTCAAAGGCCTCAAGGCCCGAGGCGGATTTGAGCTTGATATTGAATGGCAGGATAGACGGCTAACTCAGGTGGTGGTTCGCTCCGCCCGAGGCGGTAAAACTCAACTCCGCTGGGGCGACAGGCTCCTACCTGTCACCGTCAAATCAGGACAATCCGTTATACTTCAGGCGGACCCGGTAAAGGGCGGCGGACTTTTCGGGCCACGGACCTGA
- the otsA gene encoding alpha,alpha-trehalose-phosphate synthase (UDP-forming): MGRLIVVSNRVNPPSDASVGTQGGLAMALSAALREENGIWFGWSGQTTEAFTGHLSIQKIGGVTVALTDLEAQDVQEYYNGYANRTLWPLFHYRTDLVAFERSFDEGYLRVNQRFADTLFPLVEKEDLLWVQDYHLLPLASMLRKHGVNNRIGFFLHIPWPAMRVFQTLPKHRELVETLFDYDLLGFQTEDSLNAFQEYVVHAAEGEMLPDGRLRAFGKTIRAGAFPIGIDSEDFTAAATSDKALAFYNLMRNSQAGRKMITGVDRLDYSKGLEERFLAYEQFLNNHPRMEGEVFLMQIATATREEVNTYQELRARLDSLSGRINGEHATIDWVPVRYVNRAYRRDELAGIYRASHVGLVTPLRDGMNLVAKEFVAAQDERDPGVLILSEFAGAAAQMQAALIVNPFDRQAMAEAIAEAVHMPLKERKQRHEDLMRGVMAEDVVWWRNDFVAKLRDEGEVTPNGDTFPEDRVVTLPIAG, encoded by the coding sequence ATGGGGCGACTGATCGTTGTGTCCAACCGCGTCAACCCGCCGAGTGACGCCAGTGTCGGCACGCAGGGCGGGCTGGCCATGGCCCTATCGGCGGCCTTGCGCGAAGAAAACGGCATCTGGTTCGGCTGGTCCGGGCAGACGACCGAGGCCTTTACCGGCCACCTGTCGATCCAGAAAATCGGCGGTGTCACCGTGGCCCTGACCGACCTGGAGGCGCAGGACGTGCAGGAATATTATAACGGCTACGCCAACCGTACTTTGTGGCCGCTGTTCCATTACCGCACCGACCTCGTGGCCTTTGAGCGCAGCTTTGACGAGGGCTATCTGCGCGTCAATCAGCGCTTTGCCGATACCCTGTTTCCGCTGGTTGAAAAAGAGGACCTGTTGTGGGTGCAGGACTATCACCTGCTGCCTCTGGCCTCGATGCTGCGTAAGCACGGGGTGAACAACCGCATCGGCTTCTTCCTGCACATTCCGTGGCCGGCCATGCGCGTGTTTCAGACCCTGCCCAAGCATAGGGAACTGGTGGAAACCCTGTTCGATTATGACCTGCTCGGCTTTCAGACCGAAGACAGCCTCAATGCCTTTCAGGAATATGTGGTCCACGCCGCCGAGGGCGAGATGCTGCCCGATGGCCGCCTGCGCGCCTTTGGCAAGACGATCCGCGCCGGGGCCTTCCCCATCGGCATCGATAGCGAGGACTTCACGGCGGCGGCCACGTCGGACAAGGCGTTGGCCTTCTACAATTTGATGCGCAATTCGCAGGCCGGGCGCAAGATGATCACCGGTGTCGATCGGCTCGACTATTCCAAGGGGCTTGAAGAGCGCTTTCTGGCCTATGAGCAGTTCCTCAATAACCATCCGCGCATGGAGGGCGAGGTCTTCCTGATGCAGATCGCCACGGCGACGCGCGAGGAGGTCAACACCTATCAGGAACTGCGCGCGCGGCTTGACAGCCTGTCCGGGCGTATCAATGGCGAACACGCCACCATCGACTGGGTGCCCGTGCGCTATGTCAACCGCGCCTATCGCCGGGATGAGTTGGCGGGGATTTACCGCGCATCGCACGTCGGGCTGGTGACGCCGTTGCGCGACGGCATGAATCTGGTGGCCAAGGAGTTTGTGGCGGCGCAGGACGAACGCGATCCGGGCGTGCTCATCCTGTCGGAATTTGCCGGGGCCGCGGCGCAGATGCAGGCGGCGCTGATCGTTAATCCATTCGACCGTCAGGCCATGGCAGAAGCCATTGCCGAGGCTGTGCATATGCCGCTCAAGGAACGTAAGCAGCGCCACGAAGACCTGATGCGCGGCGTGATGGCCGAGGACGTGGTGTGGTGGCGCAACGACTTCGTGGCCAAGCTGAGGGACGAAGGCGAGGTGACGCCGAACGGCGACACCTTTCCGGAAGACCGAGTCGTGACTCTGCCCATAGCGGGATAG
- the otsB gene encoding trehalose-phosphatase: MILPERLDSRTTALFLDIDGTLAHIRPRPEDVGPEPRRTDLLSRARRVLTGRLAILSGRPIAEIDYITGITVRAVAGVHGLERRDAEGERRDQSLTEPVRHALEQALLVLGALAEQKSGVLIEAKGQSIGVHYRLNPQAESMVRTITANIAQNSPLVLQPGDRVVELRAPGPDKGDALRAFMNEPPFEGFTPVFVGDDLTDEHAFRAAAQLGGFGILVGEPRDSAAAFRLPNVQAVLDWLETGVTHHA, encoded by the coding sequence ATGATATTACCTGAGCGGCTGGACTCGCGGACGACCGCGCTGTTCCTCGATATTGACGGCACTTTGGCGCATATCCGCCCGCGCCCGGAGGATGTCGGCCCGGAACCCAGGCGGACGGACCTGCTGAGCCGGGCGCGACGGGTGCTGACCGGGCGGCTGGCCATTCTGTCGGGGCGGCCGATTGCTGAGATTGACTATATTACCGGCATTACGGTGCGGGCTGTGGCGGGTGTGCATGGGCTGGAGCGTCGCGATGCGGAAGGCGAGCGCCGTGATCAGAGCCTGACCGAGCCGGTGCGCCACGCGCTGGAGCAGGCGCTGCTGGTGCTGGGGGCGCTGGCGGAGCAGAAATCCGGCGTGTTGATCGAGGCGAAAGGGCAGTCGATCGGCGTGCACTATCGCCTCAACCCGCAGGCGGAAAGCATGGTGCGCACCATCACCGCCAATATCGCGCAGAATTCGCCTCTGGTGCTGCAACCAGGGGACCGTGTGGTGGAACTGCGCGCGCCGGGCCCGGACAAGGGCGATGCCCTGCGTGCCTTCATGAATGAGCCGCCGTTTGAAGGGTTTACGCCTGTGTTTGTCGGCGACGACCTGACCGACGAACACGCCTTTCGGGCGGCCGCGCAACTGGGGGGCTTCGGCATATTGGTAGGTGAGCCGAGGGACAGTGCCGCCGCCTTCCGCCTGCCCAATGTGCAGGCCGTGCTCGACTGGCTGGAAACGGGGGTGACGCATCATGCCTGA